A single window of Bordetella genomosp. 11 DNA harbors:
- the fliQ gene encoding flagellar biosynthesis protein FliQ translates to MDAETVMTMTYQAMRMILIVAGPLLLVTLLVGLLISVFQAATQINEMTLSFIPKLVAVAATLVLLGPWLIGMMTDYIRQIMNQIPNLVS, encoded by the coding sequence ATGGATGCCGAAACCGTAATGACGATGACCTACCAGGCCATGCGCATGATCCTGATCGTGGCCGGGCCCCTGCTGCTGGTCACGCTGCTGGTCGGCCTGTTGATCAGCGTGTTCCAGGCGGCCACGCAGATCAACGAGATGACGCTGTCCTTCATCCCCAAGCTGGTGGCCGTTGCCGCCACGCTGGTCCTGCTGGGCCCCTGGCTGATCGGCATGATGACCGACTACATCCGCCAGATCATGAACCAGATTCCCAACCTGGTATCCTGA
- the fliN gene encoding flagellar motor switch protein FliN produces MTDQNAERPDQSKPGAASASDDWADALAEQSRAAPPTQADGLKPADDWADALAEQTAASTPAAAAPAPSAAKPAAASVFKPLSGSSEKSTADIDLIMDVPVQLTVELGRTRLTIKNLLQLGQGSVVELDGLAGEPMDIFVNGYLIAQGEVVVVDDKYGIRLTDIITPAERINRLNGRR; encoded by the coding sequence ATGACTGATCAGAACGCCGAGCGGCCCGATCAAAGCAAGCCCGGCGCGGCCAGCGCCAGCGACGACTGGGCCGACGCCCTGGCCGAACAGTCGCGCGCCGCGCCGCCCACCCAGGCCGACGGCCTGAAACCCGCCGACGATTGGGCGGACGCCCTGGCCGAGCAGACCGCCGCTTCGACGCCCGCCGCCGCCGCGCCGGCCCCTTCGGCCGCCAAGCCTGCCGCCGCGTCGGTTTTCAAGCCGCTGTCCGGCTCCAGCGAGAAGTCGACCGCCGACATCGACCTGATCATGGACGTGCCGGTGCAACTGACGGTCGAATTGGGCCGCACCCGGCTGACCATCAAGAACCTGCTGCAACTGGGACAGGGATCGGTGGTCGAGCTCGACGGCCTGGCGGGCGAACCGATGGACATTTTCGTCAACGGCTACCTGATCGCCCAGGGCGAAGTCGTCGTCGTGGACGACAAATACGGCATCCGCCTGACCGACATCATCACGCCGGCCGAGCGCATCAACCGACTCAACGGCCGGCGCTGA
- the fliO gene encoding flagellar biosynthetic protein FliO produces the protein MADAASFRVILGLAVVVAAILACGWLARRAGLAGRAAGGTMRIVDSLNLGPRQRIVLVEVADTWVVVGVTAGQMNPLHTLPAGATVPAPQAPTALVASFLARRSGKTAGTAPGRTETTPPGLPEDASFASKLGQALRRG, from the coding sequence ATGGCCGACGCCGCTTCCTTCCGTGTCATCCTGGGCCTGGCCGTCGTCGTCGCGGCGATCCTCGCCTGCGGCTGGCTCGCGCGCCGCGCGGGCCTGGCCGGGCGCGCGGCCGGCGGCACGATGCGCATCGTCGATAGCCTGAACCTGGGACCGCGCCAGCGCATCGTGCTGGTGGAAGTGGCGGACACCTGGGTGGTGGTCGGCGTGACCGCGGGCCAGATGAATCCCTTGCACACGCTTCCCGCCGGCGCGACCGTGCCGGCGCCCCAGGCGCCCACCGCGCTGGTGGCCTCTTTCCTGGCGCGCCGCAGCGGCAAGACCGCCGGCACCGCGCCCGGACGCACCGAAACGACGCCACCCGGATTGCCGGAGGACGCGTCCTTCGCCAGCAAACTCGGCCAGGCGCTGCGTCGGGGCTGA
- the fliM gene encoding flagellar motor switch protein FliM, which produces MAYEAFLSQDEVDALLAGVTGESDGKETSQESQDGVRAYDLSSPERVVRRRMQTLELINERFARHMRNVLLNFMRRNADITVGSIRILKYSDFERNLPVPSNLNMVQMKPLRGTALFSYDPNLVFLVIDSLFGGDGRYHTRVEGRDFTTTEQRIIRRLLNLTLESYGKSWEAVYPIEFEYVRSEMHTKFASITGSNEIVVVTPFHIEFGATGGDLNICLPYSMIEPVRDILTRPLQETTLEAVDQRWARQLSRQIRSADVELIAEFARIPSSIRELMKMKVGDVLPVEVPETVVAHVDAVPVMECGYGVFNNQYALRVQKLLTPVDPENEAPDHD; this is translated from the coding sequence ATGGCATACGAGGCGTTCCTATCGCAGGACGAAGTAGACGCCCTGCTGGCGGGCGTCACCGGCGAAAGCGACGGCAAGGAAACCAGTCAGGAAAGCCAGGACGGCGTACGCGCCTACGACCTGAGCTCGCCCGAACGCGTCGTGCGCCGGCGCATGCAGACGCTCGAACTGATCAACGAGCGTTTCGCGCGCCACATGCGCAACGTGCTGTTGAACTTCATGCGCCGCAACGCCGACATCACCGTCGGGTCGATCCGCATCCTGAAGTACTCGGATTTCGAGCGCAACCTGCCCGTGCCCAGCAATCTGAACATGGTGCAGATGAAGCCGCTGCGCGGCACGGCCCTGTTCAGCTACGACCCCAACCTGGTCTTCCTGGTCATCGACAGTTTGTTCGGCGGCGATGGCCGCTACCATACCCGCGTCGAGGGCCGTGACTTCACCACCACGGAACAACGCATCATCCGGCGCCTGCTGAACCTGACGCTGGAAAGCTACGGCAAGTCCTGGGAAGCGGTCTATCCGATCGAGTTCGAGTACGTGCGCTCGGAAATGCACACGAAGTTCGCCAGCATCACCGGCTCGAACGAAATCGTCGTGGTAACGCCCTTCCACATCGAGTTCGGTGCCACGGGCGGCGACCTGAACATCTGCCTGCCCTACTCCATGATCGAGCCGGTGCGGGACATCCTGACCCGCCCTCTGCAGGAAACCACGCTCGAAGCGGTGGACCAGCGCTGGGCCCGCCAGTTGTCGCGCCAGATCCGCAGCGCCGATGTGGAACTGATCGCCGAATTCGCGCGCATCCCGTCGTCGATACGCGAATTGATGAAGATGAAGGTCGGCGACGTGCTGCCGGTCGAAGTGCCGGAAACCGTCGTGGCCCACGTGGACGCCGTGCCCGTCATGGAATGCGGATACGGCGTGTTTAACAACCAGTACGCATTGCGCGTACAGAAACTGCTTACCCCTGTGGATCCCGAGAACGAGGCCCCCGACCATGACTGA
- the fliR gene encoding flagellar biosynthetic protein FliR, producing the protein MINFTLDQWYGWINTFLWPFARLLALIGVAPLLGETSAPRTTKIGLAAVLAVVITPSLPPMPAVPPGSLAGLWILAQQIFIGIAMGFCMRICFAAVQTAGDFIGLQMGLSLATIFDPTTQANTEVLARLFNILAMLIFLSVNGHLMMLAMLIKTFTILPIGTPSLNPEGWAVLAQLGSKVFSSGLLLALPLIAALLVIQLAMGILNRAAPQLSVFAVGFPITLISGVILLAVALPQSTGFLAALFQEGVNVMERVAGLLAGT; encoded by the coding sequence ATGATCAACTTTACGCTGGATCAGTGGTACGGATGGATCAACACATTCCTGTGGCCCTTCGCGCGCCTGCTGGCATTGATCGGGGTCGCGCCGCTGCTCGGCGAAACGTCCGCGCCGCGCACCACCAAGATCGGGCTGGCCGCGGTGCTGGCGGTGGTGATCACACCGTCGCTGCCGCCGATGCCGGCCGTGCCGCCAGGATCGCTGGCGGGACTGTGGATCCTGGCGCAGCAGATTTTCATCGGGATTGCCATGGGCTTCTGCATGCGCATCTGCTTCGCGGCCGTGCAGACGGCCGGCGATTTCATCGGCCTGCAGATGGGCCTGTCGCTGGCAACCATCTTCGACCCCACGACGCAGGCCAATACCGAAGTCCTGGCGCGCCTTTTCAACATCCTGGCGATGTTGATCTTCTTGAGCGTGAACGGGCATCTGATGATGCTCGCCATGCTGATCAAGACCTTCACCATCCTGCCGATCGGTACGCCGTCGCTCAACCCCGAAGGCTGGGCCGTACTGGCGCAGCTGGGCAGCAAGGTCTTTTCGTCGGGCCTGCTGCTGGCCCTGCCCCTGATCGCCGCATTGCTGGTGATCCAGCTGGCCATGGGCATCCTGAACCGCGCCGCGCCGCAGCTCTCCGTGTTCGCGGTCGGTTTCCCCATCACCCTTATCTCCGGCGTGATCCTGCTTGCGGTTGCACTGCCGCAAAGCACGGGATTCCTGGCCGCGCTGTTCCAGGAAGGCGTGAACGTCATGGAGCGGGTAGCGGGATTGCTGGCCGGGACCTAG
- the fliP gene encoding flagellar type III secretion system pore protein FliP (The bacterial flagellar biogenesis protein FliP forms a type III secretion system (T3SS)-type pore required for flagellar assembly.), protein MTRLLRARFGEAGAIRHVLTVLALLALACLPLAASAQATLPALTATPGPNGSETYSLSVQTLLMLTSLTFIPAALLMMTGFTRIIIVLSLMRNALGTQTTPPNLVLVGLALFLTAYTMSPVFDQIYKDAYQPLSNGAISFETAIDRGSQPLRTFMMHQTRETDLSLFANLTNQPPLDDPSAVPMKILVPAFITSELKTAFQIGFTIFIPFLIIDMVVASVLMGLGMMMVPPISVSLPFKLMLFVLADGWHMLLGSLARSFYQ, encoded by the coding sequence ATGACACGTTTATTACGCGCGCGGTTCGGCGAAGCAGGCGCCATACGCCATGTGCTGACGGTCCTCGCACTGCTCGCCCTGGCCTGCCTGCCCCTGGCGGCGTCGGCGCAGGCCACCCTGCCGGCGCTGACCGCGACACCCGGCCCGAACGGCAGCGAAACGTATTCGCTCAGCGTGCAAACGCTGCTGATGCTGACATCGCTGACCTTCATCCCGGCCGCGCTGCTGATGATGACGGGCTTTACCCGCATCATCATCGTGCTCAGCCTGATGCGCAACGCGCTCGGCACGCAGACCACGCCGCCCAACCTGGTCCTGGTGGGATTGGCCCTGTTCCTGACGGCCTACACGATGTCGCCGGTATTCGACCAGATCTACAAGGACGCGTACCAGCCGCTGTCCAATGGCGCGATTTCGTTCGAGACCGCCATCGACCGGGGCTCGCAGCCGCTGCGTACCTTCATGATGCACCAGACCCGCGAAACGGATCTCTCGTTGTTCGCCAACCTGACCAACCAGCCGCCGCTGGATGATCCGTCGGCGGTACCGATGAAGATCCTGGTGCCGGCCTTCATCACCAGCGAGCTTAAGACGGCGTTCCAGATCGGCTTCACCATCTTCATTCCCTTTCTGATCATCGATATGGTCGTGGCCAGCGTCCTGATGGGCCTGGGCATGATGATGGTGCCGCCGATTTCGGTCTCGCTGCCGTTCAAGCTGATGTTGTTCGTGCTGGCCGACGGCTGGCACATGCTGCTGGGGTCGCTGGCCCGCAGCTTCTACCAGTAA